The Thalassospira sp. TSL5-1 sequence CTTGTTGCGATGTTGTTGGGTTTAAGTGCCCTGTCATCCTGGTATTTGCTGGGATTCGCCAGTGATGCGGACCATATCGCCAAACGAACCGAACTGGTTGGTCTTGCCAATGATTACGCGTTGAAGCTGGAGCGCCTGTCCAACCAGGTGCTGCTGTATGCGCAAACGGTGGACCCGGACGTGCGCAGCGAAATCGCCATCATTCAGGATAATGCCATTGCCAGCCGTAAATCGCTGGCCGATGCCCTGATTGCCATTGGCGACGAGGTCAAGGCAAACGAGCTTAAGGTTCTGGCGGAAAAATACATTGCCACACTGGAACCCCTGGTGCTGCGGGCCGAAAATATGACGGCATCGGCCGATACCATTTTGCTCGGAGCGAACCAGATGGGTGGATCATCGTCGGAACTGGTATCGTTTATCAATAAACGCGACCCGGAAATTGCCGAAAAATATGGGGATCGCTTGTCGAAAGCGAACCTGAATGCGATTGTTGCCAATTTGGAATATGCAATTGTCCATACGCCAGCAGCACTAGAGAGCGCGCGTAATGCCACCGCAGCCCTGACGGATTTGCACGAAGAAATCAAATCGGCGATGGGGAAGTTAAAGCGGGCGGATAAAAAGCTGTTTTCCTATGCCACGCGCGATAATGACCTGCTTAAGCAGGGGGCAAATCAGCTTGAAGGATCATTTAGTGGTTTTGGTCAGTCGATGAATGACTTTAAGGCCGCCGTGCGTGAAGTGCAGAAGATTACCGGGCAAATCCGAACCGAAGCGATTGCCGGGCAGAATGAACTGGTTGATGTGGTGCATGGCAAATCGCAAAGCTCCGCCATGACCAATATGATTGTTGCGATTGTCGGGGCCTTGGTTGCGATTATCCTGGCGGCGGGCACCGCAACCAGTATTTTGCGCCCGCTACGCCGGGTGAATGGCGATATGGTGCGGTTGGCAAGCAACGATACGGCTATTGACCTTGCCGATATTAAGCGCCGTGACGAATTTGGCGCGATGGCGCGCACGGTGTCGATTTTCCGCGATAATGCCCTGAAAATCGAAACAATGGCCGAAGAACGCATCGAACTTCAGCGCCAGGAAGAGGAAAAACGCCGGGCATCGCTGGGCGGAATGGCCGAAACGATTGAAGGCGAAACATCGGGGCTGGTAGAATCGGTTTCGCGCCAGGTGAACCGGATGCGCGATGCAGTGGGCGAAGTTGCCGCCGCCGCCGACCGTGTGAACGGCCAGACCGAAGCCGCCACCAGTGCCGCAGAACAAAGCCGTGAACATGCCCAGTCGATCAGCGATGCCGCCAGCCGCCTTTCCGGGGCGATTGGCACCATTGCCGGGCGGGTGGAACGCCAGCGTACCATTGCCCAGTCCGCTGTTGAAAGCACCCGCCAGTCCGCCGCTGCCGTGGATGATTTGCGCGAAGTTGCCAGCGGGATTGAACAGATGGTGGACCTTATTCGTGGTATTGCCGCACAAACCAATATGCTGGCGTTGAATGCGACCATTGAGGCCGCCCGCGCAGGCGAGGCCGGGCGCGGTTTTGCCGTGGTTGCCGCCGAGGTCAAGAACCTGGCCGGGCAAACCGCCGAAGCCACCGAACAGATTACCAGCCATGTGGGGGCGATGGGCAGTGTGACGGACCGGTGTGTTTCGGCGATGGAAAATGTTGGTGTGACGGTGCATGACATGATGGCGATTTCCGATGAAGTTGCCGGGGATGTAATTTCGCAGCGCCGCGCAACCGAGGAAATTACCCTGGCCATTCAGGCCGCCAGTGATGCGGCGAAAAATGCCGGCGATGCGATCATGGAAGTTTCGCGTGATATTGACCATGCCCGTAACCTGAGCGTGGATTTGACCGGTCATGCCGATGATGTTACCGCCCATGTCAGTGAATTGACTCTGTCGCTTAATCGGGCGGTGCGCGATGCAGCGGAAAAAGACAATGACAAAAACAACGACCCGATTGTAACGGCTGGCCGGGATATACGGGTGATGTTTGATGATCAGGGGACACGCGTCGAAACCAGCCTGTTTGACCTGTCGATTGGCGGGCTTTCGGTAACACCGCCGCAAAGCTGGGAACGTGGTCGCAAGATGGCGGTGGAAATTGAGGGTTTGCGCGGCAAATATAATGTCGAGGTTATGAGCCGCCGGGGGCTTGATGCCCCGAAAATGCGCCTGAAATTTACCGATCCGCTGGAGCAGCGCGGGGATCTGGTGATGTTTGTTGCCCGCATGTGGCAAAAACACCTGGCGGAAAGTCAGATGACCCAGGGGCACGATGAAAACAGCCTGCGGGCCGAGGCCGCCAATGACTATTTGGCCGCACCGCAGCTGATTGCCGGATAAGGCCGTCGTCTGCCTGTCGATAGATTTCGCATTCAATGCAAAACGAATTAAGCCGGGTAACGCATTGCGTTACCCGGATTTTTTTGGCTGACCGTTAAAATTGCCGAGGCGAAAGACCGGGATTATTGCCCGTTATGGCTATACGTTTGGGAATAAATCCAGTTTTCATCATGCTGCGTACGTTTTGATACAATGACGTACAATTTTGCACTCGTACAAATGTCGGGCCGGTGGCACTGTACGTGCGAGAATGGTTTTAAAGCCCGGTGATGGCTTTGGGATATTTTCATTTTTGCTATGGGACGCATGTGGATTTCAGGGGACGGGACAGTCAATGTCACGAATGGTAAGGCTTGTTGTAATTTGTGTGGTGGCGATT is a genomic window containing:
- a CDS encoding methyl-accepting chemotaxis protein, producing MLFDRIRIGHRIYAGFLILVAMLLGLSALSSWYLLGFASDADHIAKRTELVGLANDYALKLERLSNQVLLYAQTVDPDVRSEIAIIQDNAIASRKSLADALIAIGDEVKANELKVLAEKYIATLEPLVLRAENMTASADTILLGANQMGGSSSELVSFINKRDPEIAEKYGDRLSKANLNAIVANLEYAIVHTPAALESARNATAALTDLHEEIKSAMGKLKRADKKLFSYATRDNDLLKQGANQLEGSFSGFGQSMNDFKAAVREVQKITGQIRTEAIAGQNELVDVVHGKSQSSAMTNMIVAIVGALVAIILAAGTATSILRPLRRVNGDMVRLASNDTAIDLADIKRRDEFGAMARTVSIFRDNALKIETMAEERIELQRQEEEKRRASLGGMAETIEGETSGLVESVSRQVNRMRDAVGEVAAAADRVNGQTEAATSAAEQSREHAQSISDAASRLSGAIGTIAGRVERQRTIAQSAVESTRQSAAAVDDLREVASGIEQMVDLIRGIAAQTNMLALNATIEAARAGEAGRGFAVVAAEVKNLAGQTAEATEQITSHVGAMGSVTDRCVSAMENVGVTVHDMMAISDEVAGDVISQRRATEEITLAIQAASDAAKNAGDAIMEVSRDIDHARNLSVDLTGHADDVTAHVSELTLSLNRAVRDAAEKDNDKNNDPIVTAGRDIRVMFDDQGTRVETSLFDLSIGGLSVTPPQSWERGRKMAVEIEGLRGKYNVEVMSRRGLDAPKMRLKFTDPLEQRGDLVMFVARMWQKHLAESQMTQGHDENSLRAEAANDYLAAPQLIAG